Within Aphelocoma coerulescens isolate FSJ_1873_10779 chromosome 18, UR_Acoe_1.0, whole genome shotgun sequence, the genomic segment TGGCTTGGGGCACATGGACAGCCTTGGTATCCCCCAGGGCACCCACATGTGTGTCCATACCAGCAGGCAGAACAGGCAGAGCCTCCACTCCTCCATGGGAAAGGAGCCTGCACCAGCCCTGcagaaccagcacagcctggtcCTACCATCATTCACCTGCAGTGAAAACTACACAAACATGTTGGAATGCCTGGACAGAATATGAGCTCTGCAGTTCACTGAGAGATGGCAATTGGGTTTGGTCTTTCTGCAACATTAAAAAGTATAAATAGCTGAGAACTAACAGGATCAAACCAGTTTGTAGATAAGTTCTCCCAACTGGCTGAAAAGAGCAAACAAGTGAGAAAGagagaattaaaattaaaaaggtcAGTCTCCGAAATGATCAGCAGAGAAGAGTCCAATCCAGCAGAATTAAAACTGTTTAGAAGAGTTCAGAGAAGTCGAGCTGTAACTGAGGTGTCTGCAAAGGAATGGTCTGTGTTTACAACAGCAAGCAGCTGTACACGTCCTCTCTCTGACAGCTGGAATGTAAAGAGTTTATGGGACTGAAACAGCATCAATAAAACAAGGAACTACCAGTGAGATAAGGGGGGAGAAGAGCAGAGGCAATACCACAGCAGGGAGGAGATGGCCCCCACTGCAAATTTGGAAcaggtggggaggaggagaacagGGATGGGTTTGAGAAGAGCAatcctgggcagggcaggagcactGCGAGGTGCTGGAGGCCAAGAGGGAGGCCAATGAGTCTAGAGAGGCAGCAATAAGAAGATGTGGTCAGAGCAATAGGGAAAATCATTTAAAAATCATTGAGGCTTTCCCTGAGGTCTGATCATCAGTGGAAATGCAGCAATCtcccctcaaaccacagctcctGACCATTTGAGTGCTGCAGTTCCTACCTTGGTTTTTCTCTCCATCTCCTACAAGCCTCTCTCTGCTCTAGCAGCCATCTCCCACCACGTTGTCCTCCTCCCCAGGCAAGCCCCCCATGTTCTCTGTCCCTCCTCATTTCCTCTCTGCCTTCCTCCACCACTTCAGCTCCTCCATTCCGACATTAGGAGACAACCAGGAGGGACAGGGCTAAGGGACACTTGTAAGGTGCATAGTACAGAGGCTGTGTATAATTCAGTGTATAATGGGGAAATCCCTGccttaaagaagaaaaacagctcAGCCTAAACTTCCATCTACTACGGGATCAATATTCTGCAAAGACTTGGTGTTACTGCCCCAAAAGATTTGTTTTTCTGCCCACAAGAAACAAATCTGAGCAGGGAGTTACCTCCTACATGAAGTGAAATTCAGTATCCAGAGAACAAAAACTAGATTTTACCTTCAGGGGAGTACTGTTCCAAGAGACAAGTGAATTACTTgaccctttttccccccactgcTTTTCAGCAGAGGGAGAATTGCGCAAAATCCCATGGGCTCTCTTCAGACATCCCTCCCCACCAAGCTCTTGGGCAACTCACATCAAGGCTGTAAGGCTGCCTGAGGAAGAGGGAGGACAAGTGCTAAACTGAGCTACCTTTTATTGTTTGAAAACTCTTGGGCAAAGCATGTAGATAAATGAGGAGATGAAAGAAAGCTCTGAAGAAAGGCCTTTATAAACATAGGTTCTATAAAATAAAAGGTAGAAAAAACTCTCCCTAAAGCGAGGGGAGGATGAATGCTCCTGGGAGAGCAGTAAAAGCCACTGGACCCACCACTTGCTGGTTGAAACAGCGACTGGAGaagtccctgtcccctgtcccagctcaCGAAGGCAGATGAGGAACCCTCAGGCTGTTTGTTAAAACGTTTAATGGGGCCAGCCATACTCACATCTCCCTCAAGCCAAGTAGTCTCCAGTGTCAGCAGAGCCTGTCTCTAACTCCCCTGcccgggaagggctggagcgggcagggagcagctgctgaccTGGTTGCATAAGAGCTCTTCCCCTCAGCAACGTCtcagggggcactgggagccaaGCAGGCTCAGCACTGGGAAAGATAAACAACAAAAGACCCTCACAAAAAGAGACTGAAGAGGGGAGGAAATACTACAAAATTCAGATTGAGAAAATTCAATCAGAATCCAAAGTGTCCAGCTTAAACAGTCTCCTGCTCTGCAGTCAGCTTTCAAAGAGGTACTTGCACAACCCTGCATTGCCAATGAAAAGGGCAATCTTACACTGTCATGTCTTGGCAAAGCATTACAAAGATCAGGCTCTCTGGGCTTACTATCTCAATATTTTCCAGACCTGAAGAGCCAAAGGGTTTCACTGACTTTTCAGAACCAGATTCTTACACTAAATGCAAGAAGGCACAAAGCTCCAGGCTTCATGGCTTGGCTTCCTCCCTACCCCCAAACATGAGGATGAAAGTGCATCAAAGAGCAGTAAATGATATCATTACAAAGCCACATGCTCCAAAATACTGAGAAAATAGTGCTGTATTTCACAGTGTGAACACAGCTTGCTCTCAGAGGTCCCAAGCATTCACATTTTCAAATGAAAGCATCAGCAGTACTGAAATTAGAGGCTAAGAAGGCTAAGATATCTCACGCTCATTACTCAGAGTCACTGACTCCTCTCAAAGCACTAGCTCACATCATCTCTTCAAATGCATCAAAGCAAAATTCTCAGCTGCCATCGGGTCTGAGCTCCCCAAACTCTGGTCTGACATTCACACGTGCTTCAGCATTTCTGTAACACTTAGGCAGTGGCAGAAGTGAAAGGTGTGAGATAAAACACAGCAGCCTGTTGGAAGCACTGGGGGTCAGGAGTGGAATAAAGGAGGCAGACACAAGATATGTTCATTATCAGCAGCATGGTGCCGGAAATCACAGAGGGCTGGTCTCCCTCCTGCCTACAGCCAGCAGCAAGTGTATGTATCTGATCTGAGAGAATGTATCAAGAGACCTCTACAAAGAAAGAGTCCAAAGGATTTAGAAATAATCTCTGTGTTCATCTTTGCTACACAAAACAAGTAATTCACCCTTCACCTGTTCCTACGAAGCatctggtgctgctggagatAAAATCAGACCAACGGTCCGATATTACGACAGCTCTCATTTCCCTGACTCAGCCGAAGGAGAGCAAATAAAACACTGCTTGCTCTTGGGTGTCAAGCACAGACTGTAAACCACGACTTTTGGAGAGCACGTGCCTTTTGTTAGCAGCACGTTTCAGCAGCAAGACAGCCTGCAAATGAGCCAGCCTCATCCACAGGCTGTCCCTGCAAAACTCCGGAACCCTGGAGTTCAGCAACACAGCTGAACAGCGAGATATCAGAGATGTGGGGAAAATGCATCCTCTTCCCTGCAAAAGGCAGGAGAGAAGCCAAATCCCAGCAACCCCAGAATTCTCCTGCCTGATGGCAGGAAGCAGAAATTATCAGACTGAAGCAAGCACTCTGGACTAATCCTAGGAGCTGTTTGTACTTTTCTCTGAACAGCCCCAATCAACAGTCTGGAGCTGTTGATATAAGATAACCAGCTCTGTTTTCACCTTTAACTCTTTACCAGTCTCTACAGAAATTATCTAAAGGGATGAGAGAGGAATGCAAGGCAGGGTAACCTCCTGTCCCCTTTGCAGCGTGAAGGACACTGACCTGCTCTGTGGTGCCATCACCTCTGCACCTGTGGGAAAGGCCCTGCCCTCCCAGGGCTTGGGAACTGTCCTGACTACAGAAATCATACTTGGAATGGTTCACAGATTCCTCTGCCAGTTCCTTTGCTCATGGACATCTACCAGGAGCTTCTCTCCCCAAAGCAAGAGCTTCTGGGTCTTTTGTGTAATATGACTGCAGTTAAAGGGTGTTGCAATTTAACTCCACTCTGTTCTCATTTCCTCTTTAATCTGTTGACTAAAGAGTTAACCGGAttcttacttcttttttttttttgcttgtttgttttgtttatttttctttaaggaGAGATCAACTTCCCTGGGTTTTCAGACTCCTCCTGCAGCAACtttctggttattttttttccactgtgcctctctgccctctgcaCTCTCCCTGCCGAAAGGATAAACAAGCCTACAAGCAGAATTTAATACACTTTTTTTATAACATTACTAGAAAGAGTTTACTCTCTAAGTACATGCTCTCTTTCTCCAAGGGCTTTGTGTTCCTGTCCCTCGGTTTCAATCCTGGGCTGGAGTGAACTGCAGTGAACTCTCTGTCATGCTTCCCTTCTGATCCTATTTCCTAACAACAGATTTTGAGAAGGCAAGCTTCACACACCCATGATGAAGTGGCTTCAACCACCTCACTCCTAAtgtcaaaccagatgaaaagaAACACCCAAACCCTGTCTGTGAAAAATAAGGAACCCACCCACCCGGTTCTTGGAATTGCTCACTGGAAGTCATTCATCCCAGTGATTATTACTCTGAATATCAGCTAAACCTTCAGAGCCTGTCCCAAAACCAGGTGCTTCCCATTGCTGTTTTTTCACACAATCTTGCTCCAAGAGGCAGCTCTGAAGAAAAGCAAGGCAAAGAACTTGCCTGATTTCCCAGGCCCCAGAGCTCCTTGGTGTCCTGGACCCGCTGTGTCACCCAGCaccctgggggctgcaggaccACAGGAGGACAGGGACACTGACTGCAAGTCAGAGCCCTGAAGAAGGATGGGGAAGCCATTTGTTACACTTCACATTGCTGCAATCcggatggagctgctgctcaaaGTTCAGCCCTTGCCATTCGTTCACATCCCTCCGCCCACCGTGCAGGGTTCATCCCTGCCCCAAGCCCACTCCCAAGGTTGGGGGGAAGCAGATCCAGGGGATGCAGCCTGCCTCCTACCACCTTGGAGGGGTTTTAGAGTAGCCAAGGGTTACACACCGAGATGAACATGCCCTCCCTGTGCGCAGCCACTGGCCTGGCTGGCCACCCACAgtgccctgcagctgccctaTAGCCCCTATCCCCCATCACACACGGTCTCCACATATCCTCTGCAGCCTCTGTGCCCTACAGCTCCCCTACCCCAGAGCCCTCCGCCCCCTATAGCCCCCATACCTTCTCATCCACAGCCCCCCTGTCCTCTATAGCCCTTATTCCTTCTCATCCACAGCCCCCCTGTCCCCTATAACTCCTACCCCTTATAGCCCCCAGTCCCTTACAGCTACCCATCCCCTATagccccacagccctgcacccCCTATAGCCCGCACCCACCTGCCTGGCGGGGATCCCGGCGGCCCGTCCGCCCGgcgcaggagctgcagcccgtgccgggacagcgctgccagacGGGCCGTGGCCATTCCTTCAGCGGCGGCAGCACCCGAGCACCCGGCGGGACGCGACCCGGCCCGTTctgtcccgtcccgtcccgttcCGCCGCTCGGTGCTCGGTGGCGCTGCGCTCCAtggcccgccccggccccggccccggccccggccccggccccgctccgccccgcccgcggctccccgcggccccgggaCCCTTCGCCCACCGGGAGGAGGCACCGGGGGACGGGGAGCAGAGAAAGCGCTCGCCCTGCCCGGTCCGCGAGAGGAACTGGAGGCTCAGAGGGAGCCCCCAGAGTCCCGCCCGAGAACTTACCCCGTCCTCTGCCCGTCCCCATCCCAAGCTCTGCGCTGCAATTCCCTCCCTGTACATTCCTACTCCATTATTTCTTCTTCCCAGCCTGTTCCATCAGCCTGACACAACCACTGTTACAGCCCAAATGAGTGGAGATGGACTTTGGTGCAAGAAAACCACCATCATTTGCCTCCACTTACCTCCGCCTGTATCACTTGGTGCCCGAGCCCTGTGAGTCACCAACTGGCCTCCAGCCCTATCCCCTCAATGAGTTATCACTTAGCGCCCCACTAACACCTTTAGACACTCCCTGTGGAGAAGAGACCAGCTGGGACCTGCAGAGCCGCTCCAAGGCTGGGCAGGCTGAGACCTCCTCACCTAAGGGCAGAGGTGTGGGCAGGCACCAGGTAAGGAGTGTGGTggtgctgagctctgcagcagcactgatgCTGAAGAGGTGACACAGTGTATCCGTATCACATCAAGCACAACACGGAACAAGGGCATAAATATCAACCTCAGAATGACGAATGTCAGACATCAAAGCCAAAAATGCGCTTGTAATGGAGTGAAATACCAACTGCCACCAGACCCTGGTGTCTGACACTTGCTTTTAGAAACAGGAAGGATTTTCCCCAATGTGCATCTAGTTCAAAAGGAATTTGTTTGGTGACAGCAGTGACAATATCTTCTTTGGTAGGGAAAGggagatttttctttgaaaCGTGAAAAATTTGCCTTGGGCGCAGAGGGAACACAGAGATCTTCAGAGAGTCTGGGAATGGTCTCCAACCCCGGGCTGGCATGGCCAGCTCAGGCCCAGTAAGGATGAATAAATCACAATTAGATCAACTGTGTTCATCCCACTTCCCTCAGCatttcctcctcccttctccttGCTAGTGTGCTTGCAACCCCCAGCAGAGTGCACAGATGTGCCTCGTGCTATGCTTTGCCTGTCTTGTGGAGCTTCAAAGTCTTTCTAGCCTACATGCACAGATACCTCAAGTCAGTCCCACTGAACTCAGCAGCGAGGTGAGTTTCTGGATTCCCACAGGGGAGGTAAAGCTGTGTGACTTTTGTGGCCAGAAGTTGCCCTTCCACTGGTGTGGACAGAATAGAGCAATTGTCTTTGTGCTGATGGAGCATCAGAGCGCTCAGTGTTGTATAACCACATGGAAAAAATTGATGCAAacctttaataaataaaaataaagatgacTTTTAGCTTGATCTTACCATATTATGACCATTAGCCCAGAGGGTGAATCCTGGTTAAAGAAAGAATTAAACCAAGAATTATGCAGAAAATAATGTGACCTTGACATTTGCGTATGTTTGTTTGAGATCAAGGCAAAGGATGCCTGAAGCAGTACCACTTCATACACCATTGCATAAGGTACCATTCCTTTCTAATCCAGATTTAAAAATCTGCCTTCATGATAATCACAAATAAGAAGGTAGGTTTTGTAACCCATCTACACCCCTGTTTTTTCTAGGAGCCAAAGGTTCTTGGATTTGTGTAAACACAGATTTCAGTCTCTGTAGCACTGCATGGACAAAGACCTTTCCCAGAGATGCAGATGGTCTTGTTCAGgccccctcagagcccctctGGGTTTTGTCCTCCAGAGCAGGACTGTATTTGGTGCCTCCCAGCCATGGAAGGGAACAGCACAGCACATCACATGAATCCGTCACTGCCTCAGGGTAACAAGGGGATCAGCAATCAGCTGCTTCCCTTGGAGATCTGGCAATGAGAGGCTTCCCTACCATTCACTGGAGCAGGTCTTCTCTGGCCCTTCcctccaaaaacaaacaaactgagGGATGGTAGAAATTCTTGGATAAGTAGACCTCGATCTTCTCAGATGAGGGCTCTGTAATTTCTTCTCACATTTGGAGGAACAATAACACGCTCCAAAAAACGTCCATAATCTCCTGGACAGGAGCACCTCAGCCTTGGGCAGACTTTATTGTAGTTTCTGTGAGGCAAATCCTTGTGCACTGTTTTGGGGTGTCTCTGCTCAGAGAATCCTGTGGCCTCAGTTACCTCAGTGCTGAGTTAATGCTGGTTTCTGGGTGTTGGAAGAAATTCACTGGCAGCTTAAAAACGAACTAATGCATCCACAGGGTAGATGCGCTGGCTGCAGTAGTGAAAACATCTTTGCAATGTCCTATACATCACAAATAGCACAGAGATCAGGAAATTCATGGTTAGTCCTTGCTGTAATCCCATTACCAGGTAACACTAATTTGGCTCTGCCTCAGGCTCTTTCCTCTTTCACTGACTTTCTCCACAGAGGATTAGGAGAGTGCTCTGCTCCTGTGGCACTGGAGCCTTGGGAGCAAAGCAGGGATATCCATTAAGCGTTCCTCCTGTGAAGAGACATTGTGGAGTAACAGCCCAACTGAGAGGGAATTCACCCCTTGGATGAGGGAGACTGTGGAGAGACTGAAGCAGCTGTATCAGATATTGTAAAATGAGGTATGCATCACTGGGTTTCTGTTGGGATTATTGGCCATAAACCAGTTGGTTCTCTGTGGGGTGGTGCATGACCGGTGATGTGACTGGATGCAAACTGCACCCACCCATGGGCTGGGAGTTCTCCTTCCTTCTGCAGGGCTTTCATGTAGCCCAGATCTAAACACCTGCCAGCCTGGCCAGGGTCCCAGGGTTGGTGGGACAGCTGCAGGGATGCCCTGAGCCATGCCAGTGTGTCCCAAAATAGGTTCTTCCACCCAGTGTGCAAGAGGCCAATCCACACCCAGAGTTGAGGTATTTGATTTATTTACAGTTCTGCACTGGATGgcaaatccacaaagccagcatGATGACTGTCAAAAATTTTcactatttatatattttagcaaacaaaggcATTAATGTTTATTTGCTACAAGTTACCTAGTTCTCATATTAATTAGTATTCTATCTTCCATTGGTTAATGATTCTCTtgcttcccatgctaattagtccacAGGCTtggtctttctcttcttttgggtTGGTGGGTTTCTTGGGTCTGTGGCCATGAGTAGGTAGTCACAATCTCCCCCTGACAGAATTACCTTTTACCTGCTTGGAGCTGATTAAACCCAATTGCTGAGTTAGCTTTGTAAGTTTCTTCCTTATCTTGGGGATTCTGCCAAATGTCCTAGCAGCCCATAAATCCTGCATTCCTTGTGCCCACTATCAGTAGTACATCCTTCTTCCCAAGCTTTGTTAATCTCGCACTAAGTCTGAGATCATTGGATCAAGCCTTAAACCTTAACAAGGCAATTCTACCAACAAGTAATTCGTCTTTTTAAGACAGCACTTAGAGCTTATTGGCTGCTCTCTGCTTCGGGGACTAAATCTCCATTCTTGTTGCTTCGGTTTGAAGGTATGCAGCGATCAAACATCAGATAACATCCCCTCCTAAGACAGTTTTCAGGCGTTTTGCGGCGGCGGTGCCGGTGGGGCGGTgcggccccgctccgggccGGCAGCGGGCGCGCTCGGCCCcgcggcggcggctggcggggcccgcgcGGACGTGGCCGCGGAAGTgggtggcggggccgggccgtgccaCGCCGGGACGGGACGGGCTGGGTcgtgctgagctgtgctgagctgtgctgagctgtgctgagctgagcCGCTCCGAACCGAGCCGCGCCGCCTCCCCGTGCCGAGCCGCATCccccgtgggcggccgccgacgGAGCCATGTCGCGGGGCAGCGGCAAGGGGCTCAGCCTGAAGGACAAGCTGGACGGCAACGAGCTGGACCTGAGCCTCTGCGACTTGAACGAGGTGCCGGTGCGGGAGTTGGTGAGTGTCCGGCTGCAGGCCGCCCGCCGGGGGTGGGTACCGGCTCCCGGTCCCCGGGAAGGGGCAGCGTAGGAGAGCCAGATGTGCTGGGGGGGTTGTGAGCTGGCCTGCAGGTATTTAAAGCAGTGAGGTTCTGTGTCCCGCGGGCCCGGCAGCTGCTAGTCATTGCTGTCCCGGGATAAGAACCGCCTTTGGACTCAGAGATGGATCCGGAGATGACGTGACTTCGGAGCAGCCGCGGGGGATGGACAGATTGGCGCGGGAGAAACCGCAGAGGCCGAAGCAGAACTAGCAGGTGTCAAAAGGGCTCAGGTGAAGCTCCATGTTCATTCAGtgccttatttttctttcaggccGCTCTTCCAAAAGCTACTATCTTGGATTTGTCCTGTAACAACCTGATTTCCTTGCCGGTAAGGTGCTAGAGAGCCTCCGTGAGGATGAGTCTGCTGGGAAATATTTGGAAAGATAGCTGGTGCTTCAGTAGAGGCTCACCAGGAGCTGTGAAACTGGCActtgccctgccctggggtGGCTGAATGACTCCATTGTCAGTGACAggtcagtgctggcagtgggtttggctgaggcaggagagagTAAAGGGCTGAACTGTGTGAAGATTGCAGTACATTCCTACCAGAGCATCCCCAAGTGAATATAGAGGAGTTTCATCAGCAGTGGAGGCTCGGGTTTGTTCCTGTCATATTGTCATCCATAACCTTCTCAGTCTGTCTTACCTGTCCCGCTGTGTCTTACCTCGATCTTCCAAGGCAAAGGAGGAGAGCAATTTTCCTCCATCACAGTCCTGTAGTAAGTCAAGGATTGTGCCTAATGTGAGGTGCAGGCTGTCTCCACATAATTGCCACTGAGGTTCTTCCACGAAGGTGCTGACCAGCTTTCTCtgggttttctttgtttggGTTTTAGTCAGACTTCTGCAGTTTGATGCATCTGGTGAAACTGGATTTGAGTAAAAATCGGCTGCAACAGCTGCCCTTGGACTTTGGCCGCCTGGTCAATCTGCAGCACCTGGACCTTCTAAACAATCGCTTGGTCACCCTGCCAGTCAGCTTTGCACAGCTCAAGGTAAAACTGTTTGCTGGGCAGTTATGTAAAGCTTTGGGATGCAGCCCAGGGTCTTGTGATCCTGCTCAAGTTGATTTCTCTGGTAAAGCATCCATCCTGCTGACACCCATTCCAAAATTCAGCTGGCTCTGCACCGCAGCTCAGTGAAAGTCCTCTCAATCTATTGAAAACATCTCTGCTCATCTTCTGTACCTGTTTCATTCATATGAAAACTAAGCagttctttgcttctgctttggATCTCTTAGAGATCTCTAAGAGACTGCTGTGCTCTTACAGCCTCCTCTTTGTTGTGCCTTTTTGCAGAACCTGAAGTGGCTGGATCTGAAGGACAATCCCCTGGATCCTGTCCTGGCTAAAGTGGCAGGAGACTGTCTGGATGAGAAGCAGTGTAAGCAGGCTGCTGTCAAGGTAAGGAGTCTgcttttattctattttttttttcctttcatggcTTTGCCAGTGATTCTTCCTCTGTTTGCTTAGCaagctgggcagctgctgcaggagcctggAGTTTCTTCAGGCAGTGAGGTGCAGGTCCACTGCACTGACTCCACTACTGCTGTGCCTGTGGAGAGCAAACACCTGGCTGAGGAGGATGCTTCTCCATTGCCAAGAAAGTGGAGGCATAATCAGACGTAATAATCCATGCCTGTGCTGATAGTACAAAAACCTCTGGAGAAGTTTTGTCAAACATAAATAGGAATGTTCTGTGATCCTCTGTATCGAGCACCAGTTTGCCATGTTCGTTTTTAATGGGAAGATCTGTTTTTTAACAACAGAGACTCCCATAAGTTGTGAGTTTTTTTCAGAGCCGTAGCTGTAGGGATAAGTCAGGGTTGGGGGTCAGTCCCAGCTGCCTGTCCTCAGCCACACTCCAGCTGTTCTGTTCTGTACTGACTGTGCCACGAGGCTTCTGCACAGCCCTCAGGTTGTTTTCTTGGCCCTTTAAGGTACTGCAGCACATGAAAGCCATCCAGTCCGAGCAAGATCGACAGCGGCAGCGGAAACTCCAGGCAGAGAGAGGTAGGCACAAGGAACCCCCATGTGCCGTCTGCTGAGGACAGCTCTTGGTCTCTAACACACCCAGACATTCTGAT encodes:
- the LRRC59 gene encoding leucine-rich repeat-containing protein 59; translated protein: MSRGSGKGLSLKDKLDGNELDLSLCDLNEVPVRELAALPKATILDLSCNNLISLPSDFCSLMHLVKLDLSKNRLQQLPLDFGRLVNLQHLDLLNNRLVTLPVSFAQLKNLKWLDLKDNPLDPVLAKVAGDCLDEKQCKQAAVKVLQHMKAIQSEQDRQRQRKLQAEREMEKKREAEQRAKEAQERELRKREKAEEKERRRREYDAQKAAKQEMEKKNKKETVHTRKPASSSRPPQPPRHKPSWSRSVLRVLLFVLFCILCTLAACKLTELQHQPLCVSVNTLYEDVVAALQNHKMLQNMLQHNSQQ